The Deltaproteobacteria bacterium genome includes the window ATGGCCCTCGCATTGAGACGTTCGGCCGCGCTCACCGCCGCTCCGGCCGCCCCGGCGGCGAACGACATGATGTCAGCTTCGAAACTGACGCTCGCCGTGTGTGTCACCGTTTCAGCCTCGCGGGAAATGCGTGCCATCGCCTCCACCGATTCGACCGGATGATTCCCCGCAGCTGTTTCCTCTGACAGCATCACCGCATCGGCGCCGTCAAGAACCGCATTGGCTACATCCGAGACCTCGGCACGGCTCGGGCGGTGATTCAGCACCATCGAGCCCAGCATCTGCGTCGCCACGATCGCCCACTTTCCGCGCACGGCCGCCCGCGACAGGATACGTTTCTGGAGTATCGGAACCCGCTCGAAGTCGAGTTCCACGCCAAGATCTCCCCGCGCCACCATGACGCCATCGGAGGCTTCCAGGATTTCATCCAGATGGTCGAGCGCCTCGGGCCGCTCCAGCTTGGCCATGACCGGAATCTTGGAATTGCCCAGGAACTCGCGGGCCCGGTGGATGTCGGCCGCCGAACGGACGAAGGAAATCGCCACCATGTCGAGCCCATTCCTGCCGACATAAGCCAGATCCCGCTCATCCTTGGCCGTCAGGGTTTCCACCGACAGCCTTGTTCCGGGCAGGTTAAGTCCCTTGTTCGAATACAGCCGGCCGCCGGTCATGATCCGGCAGATCACATCCGGTCCCTCGATCCGCTCGGCCATCAGTTCGATCGAACCATCGGCGAGCAGGATGCGCGACCCCGCCTTCACGTCCCGGGTGAGGAACTCATAGGGAGAGTGCACCTCATGCACGCTTCCCTCGACCGGGCGTTCGGTCAGGGTTATCCGCTCGCCTTCGAGGAGCGTCACCCCGTCCTTGGGCATCTGGCCAATCCGGAGCTTGGGCCCCTGAATATCGGCCAGTATGGGGATGTGCGCCTTCGCCGTTTTTTCAGCCTGCCGGACCGCTTCGATCAGCGGCGCCAGTGCCGGACCATCGCCGTGTGAAAAATTAAGACGGAAACCGTCCGCCCCGGCCTGGATGAGCTGCCGGATGATCTCCACGGTACCGGACGCTGGTCCCAGCGTGGCGACGATCTTGGTCTGGTTAAACGATTTCATGCGGCGTATTGCCAAAGCTTACACAGGTGAAGGCGGTAGGCCCAACTGGAGGCGGCCTAAATCCGCCTGATTCCTCCACTTTTTCCCCGTTTGACCACGGGCTTTGAACGGTGCTACCAGCGGCCAGCCTTTTCGGGCCTCTGGCCCTATCTGCTTGCAGGGAAAAGGTATCCGCTGCAGAGCGCCATTCGTTGAAAACGCTGCTTTACATCCTGCTGGCCATCCCCGCCGTGGTAAGTTCCGGATACTGGCTCGTATCGGCCGTGACGACGGGGCTGTTTCTCCGCCGGAAGCCGAAACTGGCCGCGGATGCGAAGATATCTCCGCCAAAAGTTTCCATTCTCAAGCCGGTCTACGGGCTCGAACGGGGCGCCGAGGAGAACTTCCGGACTTTTCTTGAGCAGGACTACCCCGACTATGAAGTGATCTTCGGCGTCCAGCGTGACGATGATCCGGTCCTGCCGGTAGTGAAAAAGCTGGTTGGCAAATATCCGGGCCGGGCCCGTTACGTGGTCGATTCACATGCGGTCGGGCCAAACGGCAAAATCAACAATCTCGTGAACTGCTACCGCGCCGCGAGTGGCGAGATCATCGTCATCTCGGATGCAGACACCCGCGTGGGGCCTAGTTACCTGAAAATCATCACCGGCCCGCTCGCTGACCCCGAAACCGGCGCCGTCTCCACGCTCTACAAGGCGGCCGACGCCCTGACGATCCCTGAGAAACTCGAACTTTTATCCTTTAATACGGAGTTCATCCCCAACGTCTGTTTTGCCAGCCTGTTCGGCTTTGGCGATGCCTGCCTGGGTGCGTCCATAGCCCTCAAGCGGGCGATCCTCGACCGGATCGGCGGATTCGAGCCCCTGGCCCACTATCTCGTCGAGGACTTCGAGATGGGACGCCGGATTGGCGAATTGGGCCTTGGGGTATCGATCATCCCTTATGTCGCCGACACGACGGTGGACCTCGCCGGCTACCGGACCTGGTTCGAGCATCAGATATACTGGGACCAGAATACACGTGCCGCCAAGCCGGCAGCATTCGCCTGGACAATCCTCCTGAAGGGGATTCCGGCTGCACTGCTGCTCTGGCTCGTGAGTGGATTCCAGTCCTGGGCGCTGGCGTTTCTCGGAACTGTCATTGGCATACGGCTCCTGACGGCGGGAATTATTCTCGGCACCTTGCGCGACCAGACCGGGCTGAAGGCGCTCCCGATGCTGCCACTCCGCGATCTTGCCGCACTGGCGACCTGGTTCCTCAGCCTCACCCGCAATCACACGACATGGAAGGACCGGCTGTTCCGGCTTGAGGCGGGCAAGCTCGTCGAAGTGGGGCGTATTCCAGACCGCGCATCCGCATCACCCGCATCTTCCCCGGCGGCACCAGTAAACCCGGCAGGATCGGAGCGGGCATGAACTCGCTGGTGGTGGTCGGGGACGATTTCGGCCTCGACCCCGTGGTCAATGAGGGGATGATCCGCGCCCACACGGAGGGGATCCTGTCGGCCGCCTCGCTCATGGTGAACGGCCGGGGATTCGCGGATGCCGTGAGCCGGGCCCGGGAGACACCCTCCCTTCGCGTCGGCCTGCACCTCGTTCTGGTGGAAGGCAACGCCACACTTCCCCCATCCGAAATCCCCGACATCGTCGACAGTGAAGGCCGCTTTGGCACACAGATCATCCGCACCGGGATCAAATACTTTTTCAGCCGCCGGGCACGTGAGCAGCTCCGCCGGGAAATCCGCGCCCAGTTCGAGCGCTTCCACGCCACCGGCCTCAGGCTCGACCATGTGAACGGGCACAACCATTTCCATATCCATCCGGCAGTCCTCGACGCTCTGCTGGAAGTGGCGGCCGACTACGGCCGTCCCGCCATCCGGGTGCCGCTGGAGCCGCTCATCAAATCGCTCAAGGCGGCACCGGGGCATGCCGTCGAAAAGATCATCTCGGCGCTCATTATCTCCCCGTGGGCGGTGCAGCTCGCAAGGCGGCTTCGCGCCGGGGGGTTCCGCACGGCGCAGGAGGTTTTTGGCGTCTATGACTCCGGCCGCGTCACGGAAGGTTACCTCCTGGAAATCATCCGGCGCCTTGGCCCCGGCCTTACGGAGATATATACGCACCCGGCGGCCGGGCGATGCCCGGAGATCGACCGGTTCATGCCGGACTACCGGCATGAGGAAGAACTGGCGGCGCTGTGCAGTCCGCATGTACGCGCCGCCCTCGAGGAACGGCGTATCCGCACCGTGGGGTTTGCTGATGTCTGCTAGTGCATCCGCATTTTCCGGACCCGGAGGAATGAAAGGAGCCGGCATGCTCACCATCTTCATCATGCTCGCCATCTCGGTGACCTGTGCAGCCCTGGGGCCCGTCGTGCAGGCCAAGGGAATGGTCGCCCTCGGCGCACACGACGACTGGCTGTCTCTGGAAACCTTCCGCTACTTCGGCCGGGCGCTCACAACGCCCACCGTTATCGTTGGCACGCTGCTCCATGCAGTCGCATTCTTCCTGAACCTGGCCCTGCTCGCCCGCGCTCCGGTGAGTTTCATCGTTCCACTGACAGCCATGGAATATATCGTTGGCGTGATGCTGGCCCGGATGATACTCGGCGAGATTGTCGAGCCCATGCGCTGGGCCGGCGTCGGCGTTATCGCCATTGGCGTCCTCATGATGTCAATGACCTGGAAACCAGACTGAGACCGCCGGAAAGCCTCCGGCACGGCAAAACCGAACATCCCCAAAGGAGACCCCTACACACATGTCAGCACAACCCGCCCCTGCCACCGCTACCGACAAGCCGCTCGTCCCCGCCGCGAAACTCTATTTCCCGGACGAGGACCGGAAATGGATACTGGAACAGATTGATCAGGTTCTTGCCTCCGGACAGCTCACGCTGGGCAAGCACGGAAAGGAACTGGAGCGCCGCTGGGCGGAATACTGCGGCGTGAAATATGCCGTCGCCGTGAACTCGGGCACAAGTTCCATTGAAATTCCCCTCAGGGCCATGGGAGTCGAGGGCAAGGACGTGATCTGCCCGACCAATACCTTTTTCGCCACTGCGGCGGGAATCATCCACGCGGGCGGAAACGCCGTCCTGGCCGACATGGATCCGGACTACTACTCGCTCACGGTCAAGGAGATCGAAAAGCGGCTGACGCCAAAGACGGCAGGCGTCGTGATCGTCCACATCGGCGGCTTCGTGACTCCGCACATCAACGAGATTGCCGATTTCTGCAAGAGCAAGGGTATCTGGCTGTTCGAGGACGCGGCCCACGCCCACGGTTCATCCTACAAGGGAAAAAAGGCGGGTGCCTTCGGCCGGGCGTCGAGTTTCTCGTTCTACCCGACCAAGGTGATGACCAGCGGCGAGGGCGGCATCATCGCCACCGATGACGAGCACGTCTACAATGAGGCGCTCATCTACCGCGACCAGGGGAAGGCCAGCTTCACCGTCAATGCCCACACGCGCCTTGGCTATAACTGGCGCATGTCGGAGATCCACGCCGTCATCGGCCTCAAGCAGATGGACCGGCTGGAGTTCATGATCTCCGAGCGCCAGCGCGCCGCCCGGGCCTATGATGCGGCCTTCCGGAATGACCCGCTGGCGCGGCCCATGCTTACGCCGGATGGCGGAACCGCGAACTACTACAAGTACCTGCTCATCCCGGCGCGGCCGCTCAAGGACCGAAAGGCGATGAAGATGGCCGTGCGTGAGAAGTTCAACGTCGGCCTCACTGGCGAGGTTTACGAGGAACCGCTCCACAAACAGCCTGTCTTCAAGAACCTGGACAGGGGGAACTACCCGGTAGCCGACGAGGGCTGCGCCCGGCACATCTGCCTGCCGCTGTTCCCCGGCATCACCGACGAGATGATCCAGCGGACCATCGAAGGTGTGAAGTGGGGTCTGAAGGAGTTCTCGTCCTAAGAGGCGAAACCGTCAGAGCCCGAGTTCCTTTTCGAGGGCGTCCTGTTCGTCGCGGAACTTCTTCTGCTCCTCGCCGCTCTTGATGGGCGGCGGAGTAGCCTTCTCCTTCAGGGATTGCTCCGCCAAACGGGCGGCTTTCTCCGCATCTGCTTCGCGGCCTGAAAGGCTGTAGAACCGGGCGGCGACAGATGCCTCTCCCGTTTTCATGGCCGCGTCGCCAAGTTCCCCGGCCCGCTTCCGCAGCTTTTCCGCCTTCTTCTCCGCGCCTGAAAACCGGTAGTACATGAGCGCGTGCTGGATGGGATCGGGATGATCCGCACCGGCGGCGATCGAATCCCCCCGCTGGTCGGCCCTCCCCGTCACCTGCGAAATCCGCCGGTCAGCGAACAGTTCCCACCAGCGGCGGGCATCCTCCAGCGCCTTCAGCGACCGGTCTTCCCGCGTCCCGCCCGCGCCGATCCCCGGCTTCTGGAACTCCGTTTCCTCCCGGGCGAGAGCCGCCTCGCCGCGGGTTGCCGCCAGCTTCCGGAGTTCTTCCAGATAGTCTGCCGGCGGACGGTACGAATCGACAGGCTGCGCCGTCCGGCTTTCCAGATGGTTCTTCAGGTTCCGCACGTCCTCGACCGTGCTCGCGTATTTCCGCATGTATTCCATCCGGACCCGGTCCTCATCCGCCCAGTTCCGCGAGGCGGTATACCAGGCCACCGCCCCGGACTGCGGATGAAGGGAAAGCCGCTCGCCGTCCTCGCAGTCAGGCACTGCGGGGTCATTACGTCCGGTTACCCGTTTGCATTCGGCATCGGCCCGGCGGCTGAACAGGTCCGCTCCGGTCATCAGCCGCCCGGCCTTTTCCGCGTCCTGCCCGATCCGCTTGCCCACCCGGCGCAGGCCGGCGGCGGCCACCGGCGAGCACATCTCGCCGGAGCGGAACCAGAGGAAGGCAGTAGCGAGCTTGCCAGTCCGTTCCGCCTCGGTACCGCTTCGCACGAGCGCGTCCCAGTTGCCGCCTCCGCAGGGGTCATCGGCCCGTGCCGGCCCGTGCGCCGGGCCTGCAACCAGGGCTGCCAATAGCAAGGTGTGCCGTATCTTCATCGCTCTGTCTCCTGAGGCCTACTGGCCCGCCTGCTCCATCTGCTTGCGGATCATCTCCTGCATTTCCGGGGGCAGGTTTTCGAAACCGGGCGGCATCTGCCCGGACGCGGGCGGCTGGCTGTAGGGGGATTCCGGCGGCATCCGCTTTTCACGGCCGCCGCGCTTCTGGGCCGGATCGGCTCCGCCTTCAGCGGGTTTTGCTGATGGCCTCGCCCCCGGCTGCCCGCCCGTCATGCCGGGAAAAGAGGGCATCTTCTGGTAGCCGGGCGGTATCTCGAACAGGGAGTCTGGCTGCGGGCCCACTTTCAGGTTCTTCAGTTCACGCCTGAA containing:
- the pyk gene encoding pyruvate kinase, yielding MKSFNQTKIVATLGPASGTVEIIRQLIQAGADGFRLNFSHGDGPALAPLIEAVRQAEKTAKAHIPILADIQGPKLRIGQMPKDGVTLLEGERITLTERPVEGSVHEVHSPYEFLTRDVKAGSRILLADGSIELMAERIEGPDVICRIMTGGRLYSNKGLNLPGTRLSVETLTAKDERDLAYVGRNGLDMVAISFVRSAADIHRAREFLGNSKIPVMAKLERPEALDHLDEILEASDGVMVARGDLGVELDFERVPILQKRILSRAAVRGKWAIVATQMLGSMVLNHRPSRAEVSDVANAVLDGADAVMLSEETAAGNHPVESVEAMARISREAETVTHTASVSFEADIMSFAAGAAGAAVSAAERLNARAIVALAGSGLTALLVSKWKPRLPILAMSAHVPTLRRMNVLRGVIPVAIGERAGMERQLEAADRFLVQDGWAAPGDTVVVVAAIPLGEGKETNTIRFHKVRGGK
- a CDS encoding glycosyltransferase, which codes for MKTLLYILLAIPAVVSSGYWLVSAVTTGLFLRRKPKLAADAKISPPKVSILKPVYGLERGAEENFRTFLEQDYPDYEVIFGVQRDDDPVLPVVKKLVGKYPGRARYVVDSHAVGPNGKINNLVNCYRAASGEIIVISDADTRVGPSYLKIITGPLADPETGAVSTLYKAADALTIPEKLELLSFNTEFIPNVCFASLFGFGDACLGASIALKRAILDRIGGFEPLAHYLVEDFEMGRRIGELGLGVSIIPYVADTTVDLAGYRTWFEHQIYWDQNTRAAKPAAFAWTILLKGIPAALLLWLVSGFQSWALAFLGTVIGIRLLTAGIILGTLRDQTGLKALPMLPLRDLAALATWFLSLTRNHTTWKDRLFRLEAGKLVEVGRIPDRASASPASSPAAPVNPAGSERA
- the hpnK gene encoding hopanoid biosynthesis-associated protein HpnK; the encoded protein is MNSLVVVGDDFGLDPVVNEGMIRAHTEGILSAASLMVNGRGFADAVSRARETPSLRVGLHLVLVEGNATLPPSEIPDIVDSEGRFGTQIIRTGIKYFFSRRAREQLRREIRAQFERFHATGLRLDHVNGHNHFHIHPAVLDALLEVAADYGRPAIRVPLEPLIKSLKAAPGHAVEKIISALIISPWAVQLARRLRAGGFRTAQEVFGVYDSGRVTEGYLLEIIRRLGPGLTEIYTHPAAGRCPEIDRFMPDYRHEEELAALCSPHVRAALEERRIRTVGFADVC
- a CDS encoding EamA family transporter, which gives rise to MLTIFIMLAISVTCAALGPVVQAKGMVALGAHDDWLSLETFRYFGRALTTPTVIVGTLLHAVAFFLNLALLARAPVSFIVPLTAMEYIVGVMLARMILGEIVEPMRWAGVGVIAIGVLMMSMTWKPD
- a CDS encoding DegT/DnrJ/EryC1/StrS family aminotransferase, with the translated sequence MSAQPAPATATDKPLVPAAKLYFPDEDRKWILEQIDQVLASGQLTLGKHGKELERRWAEYCGVKYAVAVNSGTSSIEIPLRAMGVEGKDVICPTNTFFATAAGIIHAGGNAVLADMDPDYYSLTVKEIEKRLTPKTAGVVIVHIGGFVTPHINEIADFCKSKGIWLFEDAAHAHGSSYKGKKAGAFGRASSFSFYPTKVMTSGEGGIIATDDEHVYNEALIYRDQGKASFTVNAHTRLGYNWRMSEIHAVIGLKQMDRLEFMISERQRAARAYDAAFRNDPLARPMLTPDGGTANYYKYLLIPARPLKDRKAMKMAVREKFNVGLTGEVYEEPLHKQPVFKNLDRGNYPVADEGCARHICLPLFPGITDEMIQRTIEGVKWGLKEFSS